In Methanofollis aquaemaris, the genomic window CTTGCACGAGAGGGTGAAGGCCTTGTACCAGCCGAAGGGCGCGCGCTTCACGGTGAGACCGATGGTCTTGAGCCCTTCCTCGATCTCCTGGAGAGCCTTCCTGGCGGTCTCCGGTTTCGAGAGGTCCGCGCTCAGATGAGCGTATGGATAGACGAGCACCCGCTCGGTCTTGAGCTGCTCGGCGGTCTTTGCGATCTCCGCGACCGCCTGGCCGATGACGTCCTCGATGTCCTCTTCGTCGATTGATTCAACAGCACAGAAGGCGACGAGGGCCTCGTCGAAGGCGTCCTCAAGGACCGCGCCCTCTTCCGCGACCGGCGTCTTTTTCTGCGCCTGGTAGTCGATATGGTTAGAATGAATTAAGAGAAGCCGCATGGAATACCCCTTTTCGTTTCTGGATCTCCGTAGATATTTTTCCGTCCCTCTATTTATGCCTTCGAACACTCAGTCGCGCTCGTTCTCGTGATAGCGCGAGAGGGTCGCCTGACGCTGGCCCATGTACTTGGCGTCCTTCTTGAGATTGTACGGCTGGTCGGCCCGTTCGGTGGTGTAGAAGACGAGTTGCCCGACCGGCATCCCGGCGTACATCCTGACCGGCCGCTGGTTCACGTTGCACATCTCGAGGGTGATCGTCCCCATGAACCCGGCGTCGATCCAGCCGCCGGTCTGGTGGAGTTCGATCCCGAGGCGAGCAATGGAACTCTTGCCCTCGATGCTTGCGACCACGTTGTCGGGGAGGGTGATCGCTTCGAGGGTCTCGGCAAGGATGAAGGCGCCGGGCTGCATGACAATCGACTCCGCGTGTTTTTCCTGAACCCGCGCGGTGACGCTCTCCTTCTCGTAGGGATCGATGACGTCGTCTCCGGGTTCGTACCAGACAAAATGGTCCCCGAGCCTGATGTCCAGGGAGTTGGGCTGGATGAGGGTGGGGTCATAGGGGTCGATCCCGATCTGCCCCCGTCTGATCCGGTCCTCGATCTGCCAGTCGACAAGAATCATTGGGTAGAGTTTTTGCGCTCAGGGAGAATTAAGATGTTCCTCGGGCATGTCATGCTCGATGTGCCACTCGGCCCGACGGAGGATGCCGTGGAGGGTCGAGACCTCCCGCGTCGTCAGCGCCGTCCGTCCGAGGATCCGGCGGAGCATCAGCAGGGTGTTCTCCCGTTTGTGGTCCGGGTGGTCGATCTGCGCCAGAAACGTCCCGAAATGGCCGATGAGCGCCTCGCGCTCCGTCTTCCCGGCGATCCGGTAGGTGCCGCGGGGGAGGTGGGCGAGTTCATAGCAGACGATGGCCACCGCATGGGAGAGGTTCATGATCGGGTATATCTCGGAGGTCGGGATGGTGCAGATGAGGTCGCAGCGCGAGACCTCCTCGTTGTTCAGTCCCCAGTTCTCCCGACCAAAGATTATGCTCACCCGCCCGTCGACCTTGCCGACGATCTCGCGCAGTTCGCCGGGGGTGTAGTAAGGCATCCGCATCGAGGTGCAGACCGACTTGGAGAGTTCGCCGGTCGTGGCCACGACCAGGTCGCTCTCGGCGAAGACCTCGTCCAGACTCTTTCGTTCGGCGTTTTCCAGGACGTCGAGTGCGTGCGAGGAGCGGGCGACGGCGTCGTTCCCGATCTCGCAGGGGTCGACGAGGACGAGGCGGGTGAACCCGAAGTTCTTCATCACCCGCGCCGCAAAACCGACGTTCCCTTCGTACAGGGGTTGGACCAGAACGATCTCGACCTCAGGCATGGGTCACCCCTACTGAACGGCCTTCACCGTCGCCTTCAGGGTATCGACGCCCTTCTCGTAGACGGCGTTGCCGATGACGATGGTGTCGGCATACTGCCCCATCTCCGCGGCCCGCTCGGCCGAGTTGATCCCGCCGCCATAGTAGAGGACGGCGTCTTCGACCGTCTCGGAGACCGCCCGCACGATCGCCGGGTCGCCGTAGGTGCCCGAGTATTCGATGTACACGATCGGGAAATGGAAGTAGCGCTCCGCGCAGCCGGCATAGGCCGCCACCTCTGCAGGGGAGAGATCGCAGACCGCCCTGGTCACCCGCCCGACGGAGGAGGCCGGGTTGAGGACGATGTAGGCCTCGGGCACGACCTTCTCCCAGGGGATCGCGGGGTCGTTGAGGAACCACTGCTGGTGTTTGCCGACGACCCACCTGGCGTCCGGGGTGTTGAGGACGCTGGGGACAAAGAGCATATCGACGCCGTCGAAGACCGCGCCCGAGGGGTCGGCGGGTTCGACGACGAGGGGGACACCGTAACCCTGCACCTGCTCGCGGAGTTCGGCGAGGTTCTCGCGGGTCACGTTGAGGGTGCCCGAGAGGAGGATGGCGTCGG contains:
- a CDS encoding phosphoglycerol geranylgeranyltransferase — encoded protein: MQMDWKNWRHVTKLDPDKHLDQAIVDEVATSGTDAILLSGTLNVTRENLAELREQVQGYGVPLVVEPADPSGAVFDGVDMLFVPSVLNTPDARWVVGKHQQWFLNDPAIPWEKVVPEAYIVLNPASSVGRVTRAVCDLSPAEVAAYAGCAERYFHFPIVYIEYSGTYGDPAIVRAVSETVEDAVLYYGGGINSAERAAEMGQYADTIVIGNAVYEKGVDTLKATVKAVQ
- the dcd gene encoding dCTP deaminase, which codes for MILVDWQIEDRIRRGQIGIDPYDPTLIQPNSLDIRLGDHFVWYEPGDDVIDPYEKESVTARVQEKHAESIVMQPGAFILAETLEAITLPDNVVASIEGKSSIARLGIELHQTGGWIDAGFMGTITLEMCNVNQRPVRMYAGMPVGQLVFYTTERADQPYNLKKDAKYMGQRQATLSRYHENERD
- a CDS encoding RNA methyltransferase, which translates into the protein MPEVEIVLVQPLYEGNVGFAARVMKNFGFTRLVLVDPCEIGNDAVARSSHALDVLENAERKSLDEVFAESDLVVATTGELSKSVCTSMRMPYYTPGELREIVGKVDGRVSIIFGRENWGLNNEEVSRCDLICTIPTSEIYPIMNLSHAVAIVCYELAHLPRGTYRIAGKTEREALIGHFGTFLAQIDHPDHKRENTLLMLRRILGRTALTTREVSTLHGILRRAEWHIEHDMPEEHLNSP